The following are encoded in a window of Amaranthus tricolor cultivar Red isolate AtriRed21 chromosome 2, ASM2621246v1, whole genome shotgun sequence genomic DNA:
- the LOC130805279 gene encoding uncharacterized protein LOC130805279 has product MGSSSVPSKAILRAPGRDEVYVATTPLRAMKGPPQLLMSAAYSLNLWNLQHFMLIIKPSISSMSLQSQVIVFDFQPQDPENIFVALAALSGKAIPGTILERKISKIPKKRCWFIGSSQSSHAVEAAYKFNGSWDTDLRVGQHDCRHYTNELAEMLTGEKNVVQQLMKFS; this is encoded by the exons ATGGGAAGCAGCAGTGTTCCAAGTAAAGCCATATTAAGGGCGCCGGGAAGAGATGAAGTTTATGTGGCGACAACCCCTTTGAGGGCGATGAAGGGACCTCCACAGTTATTAATGTCTGCAGCTTATTCCCTCAATTTATGGAATCTTCAGCATTTTATGTTGATCATCAAACCTTCCATCTCTTCTATGTCTCTTCAATCCCAG GTCATAGTGTTTGATTTTCAGCCACAAGATCCTGAAAACATATTTGTGGCTCTGGCTGCCTTGTCTGGTAAAGCTATCCCTG GGACAATCTTGGAAAGGAAAATTAGCAAGATCCCCAAGAAAAGATGTTGGTTCATTGGTTCATCGCAATCATCACATGCTGTTGAAGCAGCTTATAAGTTCAATGGCAGTTGGGACACCGATTTACGGGTCGGCCAACATGATTGCCGTCACTACACGAacg AACTAGCTGAGATGCTGACTGGGGAGAAAAATGTAGTGCAGCAGCTGATGAAGTTCTCATAG
- the LOC130805278 gene encoding uncharacterized protein LOC130805278 has translation MLRTLATLRQQVITKRKSPKVADETMFSNLNLDASGMPIYGHHEINRSPRHAWHGLSVISTIFRIPFSILSCFSQHHGNATDAIWVTGEMVRTSEIDHLMISDSMRYAILM, from the coding sequence ATGTTGCGTACATTGGCAACTTTGAGGCAGCAAGTAATAACGAAAAGAAAGAGTCCAAAAGTTGCTGATGAGACTATGTTTAGCAACCTGAACTTAGATGCGTCAGGGATGCCTATTTACGGACATCATGAGATAAACCGAAGCCCGCGCCATGCTTGGCACGGACTATCGGTTATCTCTACGATCTTTCGGATTCCGTTCTCGATCCTTTCGTGTTTCTCTCAACACCATGGAAATGCTACTGATGCCATTTGGGTAACTGGTGAAATGGTGAGAACTTCAGAGATTGATCATCTTATGATAAGTGATAGCATGCGCTATGCAATTTTGATGTAG